The nucleotide sequence GTGAGCTTGAAGTAGTCGTCGTGTACCTCCACTCCATCCATAATGCGCAAAAACAATAGTTTCCACATGCGAAAATGGCGGGGAAACCATGGATCATCCAGGAAAGTAGGATTGGGAGCAAAGTAGTCCTTGTGCAGTAGCTTTGCTCCAGACACCCTATCCTGAttgatcactcttctccctttgattgagcccttgaGGTTGAGAATATGCTTCATTTCCCGGTCCATTttctcttgcatgctcatgagcatgatcatgtTCACTTCTTCATGTGAATCCGATGAATAGAATAAATCATCTTGAATCATTTGACCGAACTTCATCGGTCCATACTCCTTGTCTGACTAAGGATCGGAATCCATCATTTCCCCTAATAAAATCACAAAACATCCGGTCGGACAATGCGTCGAACACATCAAGTGCAAGGCGGAGCCAGAGAGTTGCCAGGCGTACCGCGCTTCGTCACCTAGGGAAACCTTGGTTAGGGGAACCCAAGAGTACTGTTGCATGAAATTAGGAAAGAGGAACACACGGCTCGCGAGGCGGCAAATCTCTTAGCACGCCCCATATCTATTCTATTACCCCATTCAGAGTTTTTTGGGGGTTCATACCCcaaaatcactagttgaggagtactcattgcaaagatcactttaactccccaggttgcgacaagtggcgcacatgcagcacgccacttgtcgcaacctgggagttttctctttttcgtagatccgtttattcaaaacattttatctctcaaaccgtgcgtccaaatctcgagtcgctttcaccgttggattcctcgcgtcgagatcttcaaaactagatcccatgttgataggttttttcgaacttttttttcatgaaaaaactgggcaaaaaaactgggagcacgggttttttccgtttccgaaagaggcacgctcgtgcttctcacgaaatcacaaccctacctcttgcagaagcaaaaccgtgactctcgcggaaggaaaaaaaagaagaggaaacacATTCGTTTTCCGTTTCCGAAGAGGCatgaccgtgactctcgcgaaagcatagtcttgcctctcgcggaagcaaaaccatgactctcgcgaaagaaaaaaagaaaacacgcTTTTTTCATTGTTGAGAGGCATGGTCGTGACTCTCCCGAAAGCACAacagtgcctctcgcggaagcaaaaccgtgactctcgcgaaaggaaaaaaacagaaaacgcgtatttttcgtTTCCGCGAGGCACGGCtttgactctcgcgaaagcacaaccgtgcctctcacggaagcaaaaccatgactctcgggaaaggaaaaaaaaacaaaaaaacacctttttttgttttcgagaggcacggccctGAATCTCACTAAAacataaccgtgcctctcgcggaagcaaaaaagTGACTCTTGcgatagaaaaaaacaaaaaacattttttttgccgtttccgagaggcacgaccgtggctctcgcaaaagcacacccgtgcctctcacggaagcaaaagcgtgactctcgtgaaaggaaaaaaaaacgagttttttttcgttttcaagaggcacgaccgtgactctcgcaaaagcaaaaccatgcctctcgtggaagcaaaaccgtgactctcgcgaaaaaaaatatatttttcgCGCAATTGTTTTTTAAAAAAGattttgatcgaaaagctaaggaagaccgatgGAAAACAAAACGgcaaaaaaatcagaaagaaaccGTTTTAAAAGCCGAAAATGCGTGCGAAAAAAATATTTCAGAGAGAACGCCCAGAATGCGACGCATGGCGAATGAGCGAGAGTGTgcaagtgacgctgatcgttgtgagactcccgaaggagcgctcgttaactagttactCTCTTAGTGCCCCATTCAGATGAAAACTGGGCCGTGTGCAAGCTAAGGAGGCCCTATTggtttcaaaataaataaataaggaggCCTACTGAAAGCCCACCGCGGCACCCCGTGAGGCAAGCACGCTCGGGGGAAGCTCAGTtggctcaaaaaaaaaaaaaggctCGGAAGCTCAGTGTCCAGCTCGACTCCGGCCTAGCCGTCGCCCGGCCCCCCTGCCTGTCCATGCCGCCGGAGAAATCGCCGCAGTCCCCAGGTGCGCCGTCCGCAGCCCCCACCCTCCCGCCCCCGCTCGCTTTGAATAGAGTTTTGGGCGGATCCTTCCTGTGCTGGTCTCCAGCAGCTAGGTTTCTTTCGACCGGGATGATGCAGCATGAGATCGGAAAATTCCACACGCTCAGTACAAAATTCGGAGTTTACATGATTAATTCTAGCCTTTCGGGTTGCTATCTTGGCTTGCACCCAAACGTTTATGTGGTGATTTAGCCAGGTATCCGGGTCGAGGTTGTGCAGTGGATTTAGTCTGACCATCATGTGAAATGGTTACTCACCGGTTCGAAAATTTTGTGGAGAGCTGTTGTAAGGCTTTAGCTTGTCTAGTTATAGTTCACTCAGTTGAACATTTGTATCAAAGTTGGTCACCTGTAAGTTTGCAACATAATTTTGCGGATTATCTACTGACAATCATAATATGGATCATATGCATCTTCTTGCCTTACTCATTTCATTGCAAAGACATAAATTTATACTTTATGACACTTGATCGGAATTTATGGGTTACAGTGGCTTGTGGACAAAGAGTTCTAATTTCGAACAAACTTGGGGAGAAGCTTGTTGGTTTATTACATGAAGCATGCTCGAAGGAACTTGTGATACTTTGTCATGGATTCAGAGCTACAAAGGCAAGTCTGTACTATCCATATGTCCATTAATCCAAGAACCTTCACTATTTTTGTTCACAATCTTTGTATGGCCATCTTACTCTGTAATCGCTTCCAGGACGACAGTATCTTGGTCGACCTTGCCGCTGCACTAGGAAGTGTTGGAGTTAATGCTTTTCGGTTTGATTTTGCTGGAAATGGGTAAGCTGCTTGTAACGACATTGTGGTGGTCATGGCATAGCATCATACCACTCATCATGCAGACTTTCCTTTTGGTGTTGAATTAAAATGTTTCTGAATTAGGAATTAGGACTAGAATTTTTCATGCACTTTAGCTATAGCAACAgccacagcccccccccccccccccaattttttTTTAATTAATAACACAATGTTCTTTGAGTACTTCCTTGCTGACTGCCACATTCGATTTGCCTACTGTTGTTGAATTAGCTGCTTATTATCTCTCTCGCAGGGAAAGTGAGGGTCTATTCCAATATGGGAACTACCGAAAAGAGGCAGATGACTTGCGCTCTGTAGTATCTTATTTCTCAGAACAGAAGTATGACATAATTGCCCTTGTTGGGCATAGCAAAGGTAGATAATCTTCGGTCATATTTTTTATTGAAAGGACTGCACCCTGATTTCATTAATGAAAGCATAGAAGTTCATTACAAGGTTTACTGGAAGGGAAAATAATATTGTTATGCAGCTCATCAGATAGCCCATTCCCAACTTCCCTAATACAGATGGAAAATAATAGATCCTTCATATCCATCAGAGCCCCAGAACTGAGATTGTCCTGGTTTTTTCTTGGCCTGCGACAGAGTTTGATTACTGAGATACTTTTTCTGCAGTAAGCCCTGCCACACACCATCCTCATGTTCCAGCTTCCAAAGCCAATTAACCAGCAGTCTAATGTACATTAATTACAATTTAAGAACACACAGCCCTCCCATCCTTTGATAAACAAATAGTTTTCCAGTTTACCAAATGATGTTTCCTGGACCCAAGATCTTCCTGCTATAAAAGCTTCTTCATAAAGTAGCTCAACTCTTTTTCCACTCCCTTAGGAAAATTATAGAAGGATGTCATATAAATTGGAATGGCCCTGTGTGCACATATCACACACAAGCGCTAGCTGCATTAGAATGCATAGTCGACATAAATAGGTGGTAGGAACTCATAATTGGTGTACTGCTTTCTGTGTTTGCTGCCTTCTGAATGGACCTCTACAATGTAGTCATGTATAACTGAATGTAATCACAGAATATTTACATGTGCCATGCATTATATCCTGATCTCCTTGCTTTGTCGTGTAAATGTACCTGCCTCCTATGCTTTACAtgtatgttactccctccgtaaactaatataagagcatttagaacactactttagtgatctaaacgctcttatattagtttacagagggagtactttatacAGTATACTTCTATATTTCACCACTTCTGTTTCTTGCTTTTAGGAGGAAATGCTGTGCTTTTATATGCTTCCATGTACCATGATGTTACTGTCATTGTGAATATTTCTGGCCGCTTTGCTTTAGAGCAAGGTATGGAAGGGCGGCTGGGGAAGAATTTCCTGCAGAGGATAAAGAAAGATGGATACATAGACGTCAGAAATAAAAAAGGTGTAAGTTTGCTGCATTTAACATGTCATTATTTTGTTAAGTACTAAAAATTAAGCCTCACATGgtatttatttttataaaatactacaGATCTGAAGCCTAGCACATGTTTATGAATCAAACAAACTTTTCCCGAGTTTTCCAAGTAAAATGTTTTTGTGCTGATTCTGGTAGTGTATATCACAAGCTTTTTCAGTTTATCTGGTGAAACCAGTTAACAAGATCAGGTTATGACCTGTGGTATGGGATGACTTACAATACATGAGAATCCATTGAATTGGACAGTTTAGTCAGTTATTTGTAAGCTTCGTCATCCTTATGTCAACCATAGGCGGTATAATTATTTTGTTTCTCTGCTTATATCCATAGACTGAATGTGCAAAATATTGTAACTGAAAGATTTATTCTGAAAATGACAGCCCCAGTGTTATGCTTACTTACTTTATTGCAATATTATCATTTCTATGCCTTTGTGCAGGGAAGTTTGAGTACCGGGTGACAGAAGAAAGTCTGCGAGATCGTCTGAGTACTGACACCCTGCTATCGAGCCGCTCCATAAGCAAAGACTGCAGGTTCTAAGCTGCTCTCTTGCACCTGAACCAACTCACGTGAACAACCCAATCATTGAGAAAAATATGCACCGATCTGCAGGGTTCTCACGGTTCACGGCTCTGAAGATGAAACAGTCCCAGCGAGAGACGCCCTGATGTTTGCTGCGCACATCCCAAACCATGACTTGCACATAGTCGTGGGAGCCAACCATCGGTACACAGGCCACGAGCAAGAGCTGACATCACTTGTACTGGATTTCATCAAGCCCCGTCCTCGAAAATCATCGTCCTTGCGTCCGAAATTGTGATCATCTGACCATTGTGGGGCTTGATTGATGTACCATTTACTTGTTACATTACCGGATGACAAAAGGCCTGTGTATAGTCGTTGTGTTGTGCTGCACTAATTTCAGTAAGATTTCTTCATCTTACATCTTCTGAACGCAGAAAGAAGCTCGAACTAGTTATCATTTCTAAAAATAGGAAATGTGCGAATTGGGCAATATCGCAaaattagtagtcatgtgaaattGATTGCTAAGGTGAAAGCAGCACTGAAGCCATCTTCTTACAGGCTTGTAATGAAAGTTCATCTAATATGTGTGCTGTAGGGTTGCTGCATTTGCGAATTGGTGAAGAACATTCTGCACATTCGGCAGCACAAGACATTGGCATTATCAATAAACTCCGGGACTAACAAAGCAGGGACCTGACATGGCTGCGATGAACTTGCAACCCTCGATAATAGGCTCTCTTTTTCTTCTGCACTTCAACCATTCTGCAGGACGAACCAAGGGGAAAAAATCCATGCAATTCTAGGAAAGACTTTCATCTGAAGAACTTCTAGTAAAGACTATGATGCATCTTAAAAGAGCAAATAAAAAGACTGAAAAGGTTATGAGACATGAATACATGATGGTTTTCGCGACGCCAAGTCTGTTTTAGTCTTTTAACACTCTCGGCCTCCTTTTGCCTGTTGTCGCATTCTTTCTGAATTTTGAAGAAATAAACTGGGACAAAACTTATCTTGCATCTCATAGAGGAAAAGAAACTAAGCCagatgacttgtatcacccactgTTTCATCTAAAAAATAATTTTATCATGAGCAAAACTCAAAAATCAGGACCAAAAGAACCTAAAAATCCGGAAACCCATTATTAACTGATAGAGACCAAATGATTCCGAAATCTAGACGTTACTTTTCCATTCCTCTCAATTCGGATGGATAGATGACACTCAAAAAGGCGCAAGCATGGCAATCAGCTCCTTCATAACGGAGGGGTGGTTCCTGATGAGATCGTCGAAGCCATCCGTGGCGGCGACAGCCCTCAGGTTTCCCAGCGTGCCCAGGAAAGCGTAGCACGCTTTCTTCAGGCCGTCACAGCAGTGTTGCTCAGCTAGTGACAGGATGGCGGCCGTGCTGTTCACCTCGATGAACCCGCACAGCTTATCTTCACAAATGAGCTTCAGCCGCTGCATATCGTACCTATCCGCCGCGGCGAGCAGGTGCTGCCACTGCCACATCGCGTCC is from Triticum aestivum cultivar Chinese Spring chromosome 1B, IWGSC CS RefSeq v2.1, whole genome shotgun sequence and encodes:
- the LOC123142436 gene encoding uncharacterized protein isoform X2, with the translated sequence MPPEKSPQSPVACGQRVLISNKLGEKLVGLLHEACSKELVILCHGFRATKDDSILVDLAAALGSVGVNAFRFDFAGNGESEGLFQYGNYRKEADDLRSVVSYFSEQKYDIIALVGHSKEQGMEGRLGKNFLQRIKKDGYIDVRNKKGKFEYRVTEESLRDRLSTDTLLSSRSISKDCRVLTVHGSEDETVPARDALMFAAHIPNHDLHIVVGANHRYTGHEQELTSLVLDFIKPRPRKSSSLRPKL
- the LOC123142436 gene encoding uncharacterized protein isoform X1, with protein sequence MPPEKSPQSPVACGQRVLISNKLGEKLVGLLHEACSKELVILCHGFRATKDDSILVDLAAALGSVGVNAFRFDFAGNGESEGLFQYGNYRKEADDLRSVVSYFSEQKYDIIALVGHSKGGNAVLLYASMYHDVTVIVNISGRFALEQGMEGRLGKNFLQRIKKDGYIDVRNKKGKFEYRVTEESLRDRLSTDTLLSSRSISKDCRVLTVHGSEDETVPARDALMFAAHIPNHDLHIVVGANHRYTGHEQELTSLVLDFIKPRPRKSSSLRPKL